The genome window AGTGGGAGGATTATGTACATATTTTGTAGGGGATTTGTGGATTTTTTGGCATTTGCAAATATTTTACAAACTCGTGTTCTCCTCCACTGCCACCTCCTTCTACTAGTCTGATAACAGCCCTTTGCTTTACTTTCCCATCACCTTTATCTTCAGAATCAATAAAGGGAGGCTGCTGACCATTAAATCAATCTTTCTTCCACTCATCAATTTTCAGAGCAATGAGAATAAAACTCTCTCTTGCAGATGAAAGATgtagatatttatttttatcaagaTCAAATCAGTGTGAAAATGCTAGTCTTTCAGAGCAATCTTATTGGTatcacctgttttttttctcctaaaTTAACGGTAATTAATTTCCTCAttatctctttcactctttctctatctgtctatctatctatctgtctatctatctatctatctatgtatctctctctctctatctatctatctctatctatctatctatttatctatatgtctatctatctcacaTCATCCTGCCCTCATGCACATATTCatccatatattttccttcttccccttaatTCTTTCTTAATCTTGTTCCTAGCTCCTaaccttccttcgtttcttcctattGACCATCACCACGTCCTTCCCCTTCTTTGCCGTCTTCATAACCTTCCTTCATTTCACCCCTCTGTCTATTACCACGTCTTTCCCCTTCTTTGTCGCCTTCCTAACCTCCCTTCGTTTCATCCAATTGACCATCACCACGTccatcccttccctgtccccttcaATCACCTTCTTCTTGTCTCCATGAGTGTGCTAAGTTCACATGTTGTAACACCGCCTCGCCAGCCACCTGTCGCTTCTCACACGagcgggtcacacacacacggctgctgACGATAAACTGgtaaatcttcttcctctttttaattatCTGTCGAGTGCTTCGAGGGGTGTAGGTACGGCCCGCCCGCCTACGATTTGCGTCATTTCCTGCTACTTCAAATTACATGGAATTGATAGGGTTGTCCACTCGGAACAAGTCTGTAAAGGTGTTCCTCGTCTGTCGCATGTGTCGCTCCTATGAATAGCCCTACTTGCTGTAAGGATCTCAAGTGGCTCAGCGTAAATATTTGTATGACATTTATAGACAATTTACCGATGATAAGGCATGAAATCATACCTCTTTATAAATACTTGTTTCCAGAGATGGGAACAGTGATTAGAgtgcttttttttgttattgttgcccttggcctgcttcctttactattaCTCATCCTATTCATATGATTAGCATGAAGTTATCGTGAGAAGTTAGTGAACTACATCCACGCAAGACTGAAGAAAGAATATATTCAATAATGTAATGAACGTATCAAACAGGAGCTCTGTCGATGTTGAGGTCTATTCAAGAAGAGATCAGAAATTCACGCGCGGATGCCTAACTGGGTATATTGAAGGGCAACTGTATGAAGAGGGCACAAAATCCGCACACATTGTAGAGTTCATGAAGGTACAATCATGCATGCAATCATGCAGACACTTCAGGAATATATGCTCCCCGCTTCAGAAATATGCACCCACTTCTGAAATCTGGTCCCCGCTTCAGAAATATGCACCCACTTCAAAAATATGCTCCCCGCTTCAGAAATATGCACCCACTTCAGAAATATGGTCCCCGCTTCAGAAATATGCTCCCCACTTCAGAAATATGCTCCCCGCTTCAGAAATATGCACCCACTTCAGAAATATGGTCCCCGCTTCAGAAATATGCTCCCCACTTCAGAAATATGCTCCCCGCTTCAGAGATATGCACCCACTTCAGAAATATGCTCCCCGCTTCAGAAATATGCTCCCCACTTCAGAAATATGCTCCCCGCTTCAGAAACATGCTCCCCACTTCAGAAATATGCTCCCCGCTTCAGAAATATGCTCCCCACTTCAGAAATATGCTCCCCGCTTCAGAAATATGCTCCCCGCTTCAGAAATATGCCCCCTGCTTCAGAAATATGCTCCCCACTTCAGAAATATGCTCCCCGCTTCAGAAAATGCTCCCCGCTTCAGAAATATGCTCCCCGCTTCAGAAATATGGCCCCCGCTTCAGAAATATGCACCCCACCTCAGGAATATGCTCCCCGCTTCAGAAATATGCTCCCCGCTTCAGAAATATGCTCTCCGCTTCAGTAATATGCTCCCCGCTTCAGAAATATGCTCCCCGCTTCAGAAAATGCTCCCCGCTTCAGAAATATGCTCCCCGCTTCAGAAATATGCCCCCCGCTTCAGAAATATGCACCCCACTTCAGGAATATGCTCCCCGCTTCAGAAATATGCTCCCCGCTTCAGAAATATGCTCCCCGCTTCAGAAATATGCTCCCCGCTTCAGAAATATGCCCCCCGCTTCAGAAATATGCACCCCACTTCAGGAATATGCTCCCCGCTTCAGAAATATGCTCCCCGCTTCAGAAATATGCTCTCCGCTTCAGAAATATGCTCCCCGCTTCAGAAATATGCCCCCCGCTTCAGAAATTTGCTCCCCACTTTAGGAATATGCTCCCCACTCATCATCTCAACAGCatgcaacactttttttttttttttttacacccagAACCTCGGTGCTTGTTAGGCTTCAGTTCTGCTTGACGGGGCTTCCTCACGCGGTCAAGGTCGTTTTGGGTTGCATcaattattcatgttttttttaatgtgctTCCAAAAATATAAACAGCTGCGTCATTCCCAGAACTAATACCTATCTTCATTTTGTCCGTAAATCCGTAGCTAATAAATGCTTAGAAAAGGGTGTAATGGTGCCTCTCACTACAACTCAAGAGCTGATTATTCCATGAATTTGGCCACTGAGAAATTTCTCAGATGGTGTTTGGTTaggatttactgtttttttttcttttcgcctcTGCCGAGTTAACAGTTCAAAATTATCTTTCTCCACggcagcaagcagcagcggtatTATGAGGCACACCGGAAATACATCTCTCCACATGCGAGGTCATCCTCTGGAATACAAGAAATTATCCCACGCGGCGGCAACCCTCCACGTCACGGACAGACCTATCGCTTCCCGAGGGCCCCGCGGTGATAACACTCGACCTTATAACATGGTGCCCCACTCCTCGGAGGCATTAGGAAGGTGACACTCGTCGAACCAAGACAGGGCAGAACCGCAAGCCAATCATGAGAAACATTATATTTTGCTTAGCGGCCCTCGTGACGGCCTGCGTCGCCCAAGACAACGGTGAGTTCCGTGATGGAGACACTACAAGTTTGGATTGCAGGACTATTTTGAGGAAACAAATAGCCTGGCATTAGTGTTCCACATTTGTTAGAGCAGttatgctctttctttctttctttcattcattcattctttctctgtttgtttgtttgtttgtttgtttgtttgtttgtttgtttcattctttctctctctcattcttgtatgttatctgtttatttatttatctatctacatctttatatcaatctatctatctatctatctcgaagTTAACGAGGTCATatactgtgtgtgtatatatatatatatatatatatatatatatatatatatatatatatatatatatatatatatatatatatatatatatatatatatatatatatctagatatataatacacatttaaAAAGACTTTAAACGTTGCTGCTAGATAAGACATGTTTCTGTCGCAGGTTATGTTGAAAACTTCGCTGTGTCGGACTTCGGGAATGGTTTCATTACCTTGTCTTGGGACTTCGTGGAGGGCACCAACGAACTGCACAAGTACTCGCTCGTCATCGACAATGACCTCACTTCGGAGTTCAAGTGCACTTCCGCCCACTGCACCAAGACGGTGTATGACTTGCAGTCCTGCGTCGAACATGTCTTCGACCTGACGCCAATATTCTACGACACAACTGGCGCGGACGTGAATGGTGATGTCGCCACCACGTCCGGCTACACTGAAGATGAAAGTAAGTCTTTTGGGTTCCTCTTTTtgtgttttacttattttccAAGATTTCTGAGTAATGCTTTGCCCTCAGTTGTGCAGTTATATAAAATGTGATAGTTTTTTGTTACAATCCCTCCACTTGGATATTGTTCATTGTTTTCTTGCAAACAATATCCTCAGATCCCATCAGTGGAGGTATGTTAGGAAACTGAACGATAGGTAACATTTTTATGACCACTTTGTATTCCGCCGGAGTTACTAGTGGCAGATTCATCCATGGTTATATGTGGCAGACCATACGTGGGGCAGATGCATACAtgattatttacttttcttttgctgGTCATCAATGTTTCCTCCCTATTTAATTGTAGGAGATCCATGCGAAATTATCCCCCATTTATTTCGGGGAGAAGGGtagtttatttccttccttagttGTTCGTGCCACACATGCGTTGTTATTAAGCAGTATCTTATCATTTTCTCTCCGACTTTAGTTATTGTTCTCTCGCTACAAAAACCTTGATAACAATGAGTGAATACAGCGCAATATGATACTGTAGAATACAACACCATTCGAATCGTTTTAGTCCCGGGCGCCGTGAGTAACATCGCAATGCCTGTCGACACCGATGGGGAGACGACGGTGACGTGGACCAAGCCCAGCGAGAACGCCAAGTGTGTTGACTACTACTTTGTGTGCTTCCGCCTGGacggagagatagaaagggacTGTGTGGAGgtgggaattgtgtgtgtgtgtgtgtgtgtgtgtgtgtgtgtttgcccttgCCTTGGTGTCTgtgccgcaaaaaaaaaaaaaaaaaaaaaaactggctatatcaacctctttctcctcctcctcctcctcctcctcctcctccttctccgagaGTGGGGTAATGAGTCTCCTTTGCTTTCAGTCCAACACTACCCAAGTTACCACGACGGGGTTGAGTGCTTGCGGAAAGTATCACGTTGAGGTGACTCCAGTGACGCCCGCCGACAGCCTGGGACAAACGACGGAGAAGGTTTTCCAGACCCACGACGGCGGTGAGTCATGGGCCGCACGCTTTCATCATCTCAGCTCGCCTTCACCTACATAATTGTCCTCTTAACAcgattctttgttgttgttttcatattCGTTTAAGTTTATTCATTTAATTCTTTAACTTTAGATGTCTTATTTTATTTGAAACGTCAAGAGTTCCTGTCCGAAGTAGATGATCGAGTAGCTGCGGTGAAGTTCTTGCTCGTTTATCACCCTTTGTATATTTAAATCCGGCAAGCGGAACACCAACCTACAATTCCCTATTttatccagatcccttatgcaagagttaaccagcatcttcaaccttctattccttccgctggtaaactctgtaacagccttcctccgtttgtatttcctcctgtctacgagtttaactctttcaagaggagagtatcgagtcACTtcttcttccgaaattgaccactcgactggccactcattctttttttcttttactggagcagcgcctagcggtcatatttttttccactttaggtgcctcccttgctgttaaaaaaaaagtaccatTTTTGCATTAATGTATAAAGTATATATAACGAATGGGAAATCTTTGCACTCATTTGATTGAATGTGATTTATTCATCTACTCAACCGTGGTTgttcaacactttttttttcttcctatacgattttcattcattcctcttcgtttttttctctttcctttttggcCTTCCTCATGCCTCGTGTTCTCCCCCAGTGCCCGGCGAGCCCCAGGACGTGGTGGTGGGACTCATCACGCAGGACACCATTCAGCTGCTGTGGAACAACCCCGAAGAGAACATACTCTGCCTCGACAAGTACGTAATCCAGGCAGTGATGAGGTGGACCGCTGTCCTCAGAAGTTTGCAGTTAATGATATAAATGATCAAattataaaaggaagaataaaaactaTCCTCCTTTTATAAGAGTAATTTGTTCCAGGcattcttcgtttttattttagTCCCGTTTTTTGCCTTTCTCCTTTTCGCTgactaaaagaaaacaatgatttaCTTGTATTACAGCGAGAAGCATTTAACATTCAACATTTAAGCATTTAACAATTATCAAATGGCATCTGTGTATTAAAAAGCTTCCATACTCTATCTTTCTCATCTAACATAGTAATagtaagagtaataataagaaaaagaaacttcAGAATAAGAATTATAGAGTTAAAACAACAGTAATACTTGCAATATCAACGCAAACGAAGGTGGCACAAACAGTGGGAGGACAGCATTTCCCTTCACGCCAATGCAATGCACCATGCACACTTCACTTCTTGCGCCGCTGCAGGTTCCTCATCACCATCGGAGAGGCACACGCGACGATGGTGAAGAGAACCGAGAAGACGGGCGTGAGTGGCTATGACAACGAGTTCACCTTCACGCCATTGTTCCCCTGCACCGACTTCGTCATCGATGTCTGCTCAGCTAACGCGGCCGAGCAGACCAGCGCAAAGGTGGAGAGGTACGCCTCCACCGACGAGACAGGTGCGTGGCTAGGGTAGGTCTTGGGCAGGTTGGCTTAGGGTGGGTTGACTTATAAGGTTTGGCTTGCTTAGGCTGGACTggggtgggttgggttgggttaggttggttttGAATTTTGCAATGTTAAGAGACACTTTGGATATTAGGAATaggttactatcattattatctttataaGTAGATGGAAATTGGGGAATTAGAACAACTTTAGAACACTtaagtatatattttctttcttcttttttcctttaagcGAACTATCAGAACAAACTCTTGGGACATCtagtttcacttttttttttattatttgctttGATAAAACAGACGTAAATTTCTGCAAAAATCATTTACAAAAAACGTGAGACAGGAAAACAACGTTGAttcaaacacaaataaaagaaaactccTGCTTACCTGTGCACACGAAGTAGGGAAGCAACTTAGACCCAGACACACAACACTCTGCTGCTAGACTTGGTAATATTGTCCGCCTGTCCAGAGCCGCTGCCGCCGACCTCCGTCACTGTCACGCCCAACGGACCGGACAGCATCGAGGTGAGCTGGGGCGAGAATGAGAAAGATGGGTGCGCGGGTAGCTTCCAAGTGTGCTGGAGCGACGGCGTGCACCCCATCGAGCAGTGCGAGGATGTCGAAGGCGGTGGGGACAACAGTTTGACCATTACCGACCTTGTGCCGTGTAGCAACTATGACTTCATCGTGACTGTAGTGTCTCCGAATGGCACCTTCTCTAGCACCGAAGTCACTAACTCTACTTCCACCGCCGACGTTCgtaagtaatgttttttttttttcctacgaaTTGTTTCATTCATCATTCACGTAAAGTATTTCCTTCTGCttatgacttgacctttttcagCAGGAGAATATCAagatacctctccttccttcctttccttcttttggcTACCTCTACTTCCTTTACAGGAGCAGCGTATAAGGAAGGGGCTTTTGTTTCACAATTCTTGCCCATAAActtcttcctttaccgtaaaaaaataataatttgacAATTCAGACCATAAATGACTCCTTCCGTCATGTCCCCTTGCTCATCATGATAATCGACTCACCGGTTTTCTCTTCCTAGGTCCCGATCCCGTGCGCGATCTCAGGTTTAAGTCCATCGACACCAATCAGCTGACGATAAGTTATCAGCTCCCGGAAAAAGACCCTCAGTGCGTAAAGGAAATCGTCACCCGAATTACTGATAATAACCAGAGGCTACATCGGAAGAAGGCGGTGAAGTCTGCCTTTGAGGAAACCTTCACTGGCCTGGCGTCATGCACGGACTACACAGTTCAAGTCAGCACTGTGTCACCCACCGGACTGGAATCCTTGGTGGAAGAAATATCAGAGAATACCTTGAGTGACTTGCCCTCAGTCCCACAAGAGTTTACTGCCATCGCCTTTACGACCACTTCCGTCACCGTGCAGTGGTTCCAGCCAGCCGTCAACCCGCGCTGCGTCACTGATTACCTCCTGAGCTGGATTAACCCCGACGGTGTCGTTGCCAACGCAACCGTCAACGCCTCTACTTTCAAGGTGGTGTACAATGTGGACAGCCTTACTCCCTGCACGATCTACGACTTCTTCCTCAGCGCTGATTCCTTGTCTGGAGAAAGTTCGGAGACTACATTCCAAAATACGACGCTTTGCTCATGAACGTAGTCTCTTCATTTAATTATGTTCATTGGTAGTTCTAACAAGAATGCCACCAAGAATAACCGTTCCGTGCAGTGTTACCTACATTTTATGCTCCTTGGATAAGGGAAAATATTCGTATtgtgaatatgtttattttcacCAAAAGAACAAGCACATTTTTCAATTAGAAGCATGATGAATGGTGATATGCAAGTGTATGTTGATCATGTACCAAAAACAACTGTGtggtacactactactactactactactactactacttctactactactgttactactactactactactactac of Eriocheir sinensis breed Jianghai 21 chromosome 27, ASM2467909v1, whole genome shotgun sequence contains these proteins:
- the LOC127004233 gene encoding cell adhesion molecule DSCAML1-like translates to MRNIIFCLAALVTACVAQDNGYVENFAVSDFGNGFITLSWDFVEGTNELHKYSLVIDNDLTSEFKCTSAHCTKTVYDLQSCVEHVFDLTPIFYDTTGADVNGDVATTSGYTEDEIPGAVSNIAMPVDTDGETTVTWTKPSENAKCVDYYFVCFRLDGEIERDCVESNTTQVTTTGLSACGKYHVEVTPVTPADSLGQTTEKVFQTHDGVPGEPQDVVVGLITQDTIQLLWNNPEENILCLDKFLITIGEAHATMVKRTEKTGVSGYDNEFTFTPLFPCTDFVIDVCSANAAEQTSAKVERYASTDETEPLPPTSVTVTPNGPDSIEVSWGENEKDGCAGSFQVCWSDGVHPIEQCEDVEGGGDNSLTITDLVPCSNYDFIVTVVSPNGTFSSTEVTNSTSTADVRPDPVRDLRFKSIDTNQLTISYQLPEKDPQCVKEIVTRITDNNQRLHRKKAVKSAFEETFTGLASCTDYTVQVSTVSPTGLESLVEEISENTLSDLPSVPQEFTAIAFTTTSVTVQWFQPAVNPRCVTDYLLSWINPDGVVANATVNASTFKVVYNVDSLTPCTIYDFFLSADSLSGESSETTFQNTTLCS